From Apium graveolens cultivar Ventura chromosome 9, ASM990537v1, whole genome shotgun sequence, the proteins below share one genomic window:
- the LOC141685262 gene encoding uncharacterized protein LOC141685262 — MEKAFTLTQVSDDLKTDYVSYFLKNEENYWCKSTKALEGEGHILWSRFTQLFLEKYFPDCMQNQMKIEFLELKQGEKRVAGCEAKFMELARFVPDYVSSEAERAKRFQQGLKPEIQSGVVVLQPKPYTFANQAALVIESDQKLTIKE, encoded by the coding sequence CTTAAGACAGACTATGTGAGCTATTTTCtgaaaaatgaagaaaactaTTGGTGCAAATCGACCAAagcattagaaggagaaggccaTATCTTATGGTCAAGGTTTACGCAgttgttcttggaaaaatattttccagaTTGTATGCAGAATCAGATGAAGATTGAATTCTTAGAACTAAAGCAAGGTGAAAAGAGGGTGGCTGGGTGTGAAGCTAAGTTCATGGAGTTGGCTAGATTTGTGCCAGattatgtgagttcagaagctgAAAGAGCGAAAAGGTTTCAGCAAGGATTGAAGCCAGAGATTCAAAGTGGAGTTGTAGTTTTACAACCTAAACCATATACCTTTGCAAATCAGGCAGCTCTGGTTAtagaaagtgaccagaagttgaCTATCAAAGAATAA